A genomic window from Diospyros lotus cultivar Yz01 chromosome 2, ASM1463336v1, whole genome shotgun sequence includes:
- the LOC127794216 gene encoding G-type lectin S-receptor-like serine/threonine-protein kinase At1g11410, producing MSWDDNFSLSSFFILLLIPFSFSLNVITTDRPIKDAGDVLVSEKGVFALGFFSPGNSTRRYVGIWYNKVSERTVVWVANRDNPINDTSGILSIDATGNLALHARGRGVPVWKTNISAPATGNNNHSAQLLDSGNLLVFNEDRAAAWQSFDYPTHTVLPNMRLGVDRKTGLNRFLASWKSPDDPGTGEYWYSMNLSDSPPQMFIYKGSTRVWRTGSWNGLRWTGVPEMIPSYIFNITYIDNPEEVSIIFSMIDPSIMSRLVLNESGLLERYTWHGDYKRWVGFWSAPKDQCDFYGHCGANGNCDNSAAGEFECKCLPGFEPESPRDWYLRDGSDGCRRNKGRSVCGSGEGFVRMAGAKVPDTAWGAVNRSVGLGECAAECSRNCSCTAYTAADIGGGGGSGSGCITWHGELMDVRKFPTGGQDFYVRVDAIEFAQYLKTQRSGDKKRKVAAIWGSLAVVVLFVTIFLLCWLLMKKRRGTGKGRDLKHLFSSNRLSSYDNSSSGKTFHERETTADLPFFDFSAIAEATDNFSFANRLGQGGFGTVYKGVLPNGQEVAVKRLAKNSGQGIKEFKNEVTLIAKLQHRNLVRLLGCCIQHDEKILIYEYMPNKSLDAFIFDKAKGAFLDWRKRFDIVLGIARGMLYLHQDSRLRIIHRDLKASNILLDFAMNPKISDFGMARIFGGDQIEANTNRVVGTYGYMSPEYAMEGFFSIKSDVFSFGVLLLEIISGRKNSSYYQDDSVNLIGHVWRLWQEEKALEAVDSLLGDSYSAGEVLRCIHIGLLCVQESANDRPTMSDVVFMMCNDTALPSPKQPAFILKRKYGAADHSSSTSAGAGTSINDLTLTTIGAR from the exons ATGTCCTGGGACGACAATTTCTCGCTCAGTTCCTTTTTTATACTTCTGCTAAttcccttctctttctccttaaACGTCATAACTACGGACCGGCCGATCAAGGACGCTGGCGATGTCTTGGTCTCCGAGAAAGGGGTCTTCGCTCTGGGATTCTTCAGCCCCGGAAATTCCACCAGACGCTACGTCGGAATCTGGTACAACAAGGTTTCGGAGCGAACCGTTGTTTGGGTTGCAAATAGAGACAACCCCATCAATGATACCTCCGGGATTCTTTCCATAGACGCCACCGGAAACCTCGCCTTACACGCCCGCGGCCGCGGGGTCCCGGTTTGGAAAACCAACATCTCCGCCCCGGCAACAGGCAACAACAACCATTCAGCTCAGCTATTGGATTCAG GTAATTTGTTGGTGTTTAATGAAGATAGAGCTGCTGCATGGCAAAGCTTCGATTATCCGACTCACACAGTGCTTCCAAACATGAGACTAGGTGTGGACCGGAAAACCGGTCTGAACCGGTTCCTCGCGTCGTGGAAATCGCCAGACGACCCGGGAACTGGAGAATACTGGTACAGCATGAACCTTAGCGATTCGCCTCCCCAGATGTTTATCTACAAGGGCTCGACCCGGGTCTGGCGGACAGGGTCGTGGAATGGTCTTAGGTGGACCGGCGTCCCGGAGATGATCCCAAGCTACATCTTCAACATCACCTACATTGACAACCCGGAAGAAGTTTCGATTATTTTCTCGATGATCGATCCTTCGATCATGTCACGATTGGTGCTGAACGAATCCGGGCTGCTCGAGAGATACACGTGGCACGGCGATTACAAGCGGTGGGTCGGGTTCTGGTCCGCCCCGAAGGACCAATGCGACTTTTATGGTCACTGCGGAGCGAACGGCAACTGTGATAACTCCGCCGCCGGCGAGTTTGAGTGCAAGTGCCTTCCGGGGTTCGAGCCGGAGTCGCCGCGGGACTGGTACTTGAGGGACGGCTCCGACGGGTGCCGGCGGAACAAGGGGAGAAGCGTGTGTGGAAGCGGCGAGGGGTTTGTGAGAATGGCGGGGGCTAAGGTGCCGGACACCGCTTGGGGAGCTGTGAACAGGAGTGTTGGATTGGGGGAGTGTGCGGCGGAGTGCTCGAGGAACTGCTCGTGCACGGCGTACACGGCGGCCGATatcggcggcggcggcggctccGGGAGTGGGTGTATCACGTGGCACGGCGAGTTGATGGATGTAAGAAAGTTTCCAACTGGAGGTCAGGATTTCTACGTTCGCGTAGACGCCATTGAATTTG CCCAATACTTGAAGACACAAAGGTCTGGTGACAAGAAACGCAAGGTGGCAGCCATATGGGGATCTCTTGCTGTTGTAGTTTTATTTGTCACAATCTTCTTGCTGTGTTGGTTGCttatgaagaagagaagag GAACAGGGAAGGGAAGAGACCTCAAACATCTATTTAGTAGCAACAGGCTGTCATCTTATGATAACTCCTCAAGTGGGAAGACATTTCATGAGAGGGAAACCACTGCAGATTTGCCATTCTTTGATTTCAGTGCCATTGCCGAGGCCACAgacaatttttcttttgccaACAGGCTCGGCCAAGGTGGCTTTGGCACAGTGTATAAG GGTGTGTTACCTAATGGACAGGAAGTAGCTGTGAAAAGGCTAGCAAAGAATTCGGGACAAGGGATAAAGGAATTCAAGAATGAAGTCACACTAATCGCTAAACTTCAACATAGGAACCTTGTCAGGCTGCTCGGATGTTGCATTCAACACGACgagaaaattttgatctatGAATATATGCCAAACAAAAGCTTGGACGCTTTCATCTTCG ATAAAGCAAAAGGGGCATTCTTGGATTGGAGAAAGCGCTTTGATATTGTTCTAGGGATTGCTCGAGGGATGTTATATCTTCACCAAGACTCGAGATTGAGAATAATTCACAGAGATCTCAAAGCCAGCAATATCTTACTGGACTTTGCAATGAATCCtaaaatttcagattttggtATGGCTAGAATATTTGGTGGTGACCAAATTGAAGCAAATACTAATAGAGTGGTTGGAACATA CGGTTATATGTCGCCGGAGTATGCTATGGAAGGCTTCTTTTCAATAAAGTCCGATGTTTTTAGCTTTGGAGTTTTACTACTAGAGATCATCAGCGGCAGGAAAAACAGTAGCTATTATCAAGACGACTCGGTGAACTTAATCGGACAT GTATGGAGATTGTGGCAAGAAGAAAAAGCCCTGGAAGCGGTGGACTCGTTGCTGGGAGATTCATATTCAGCCGGAGAAGTTCTCCGGTGCATCCACATCGGCCTCTTGTGCGTCCAAGAATCTGCAAATGATCGGCCGACCATGTCCGACGTTGTCTTCATGATGTGTAATGACACAGCCTTGCCTTCTCCGAAACAGCCGGCGTTCATCTTGAAGAGAAAGTACGGCGCCGCAGATCACTCCTCGTCGACGAGTGCCGGTGCTGGCACATCGATAAATGATCTCACCCTTACTACGATTGGGGCTCGTTGA